Proteins from a genomic interval of Motilibacter aurantiacus:
- a CDS encoding TolB family protein, with product MRALAGATLMAALLAPATSAAPARADATGLLAPASALTSAATSTDGYLPRAMPKPPTDSTAVPTLAASPITRGLTTAQILDWDDSVVFDYATGQRVTAPPPPGSRGAYTIESGVYDAYVLDADGTGWRRLPGRVTQQRGPYAQNAFPAISPSGRALAGGGTFQRPARVRTLTLRTGQQREYRLGTFGTTSNLQFSPDGRWLAFDLSRTRPNRPATPHDIVVLDLATGDFRTLLSGRTGPFSWSPDSRRIAVAAGGGLANELPGPQRRTVVVDVATGGLTELARPGARGQSAPVFSADGRELWMLVQDKVRWKDARPALAVVPVDGTAARLVPLQGARTNSPYGVMVVGRRGDALLLSGPLDLARPLRGGHGLSALSPRTGRVRPFLGDPSYPAGPLALTVLEKGQLR from the coding sequence ATGCGCGCGCTCGCGGGCGCGACGTTGATGGCCGCCCTTCTGGCGCCGGCGACGTCCGCCGCGCCTGCCCGTGCTGACGCGACCGGTCTTCTCGCGCCGGCGAGCGCCCTCACGTCAGCCGCGACATCGACGGACGGCTACCTGCCCCGGGCCATGCCCAAGCCGCCCACGGACTCAACAGCCGTGCCCACGCTCGCGGCCTCTCCCATCACGCGAGGTCTCACGACCGCGCAGATCCTGGACTGGGACGACTCGGTCGTTTTCGACTACGCGACGGGGCAGCGGGTCACGGCCCCGCCACCGCCCGGTAGCCGCGGCGCCTACACGATCGAGTCGGGGGTCTACGACGCGTACGTGCTGGACGCGGACGGGACGGGGTGGCGCCGGCTGCCCGGCCGCGTGACACAGCAGCGTGGGCCGTACGCGCAGAACGCCTTTCCGGCGATCTCTCCCAGCGGCCGCGCACTCGCCGGTGGCGGGACGTTCCAGCGGCCGGCGCGGGTGCGCACGCTGACCCTGCGGACGGGGCAGCAGCGCGAGTACCGGCTCGGCACCTTCGGGACCACGTCGAACCTGCAGTTCTCCCCTGACGGCCGCTGGCTCGCGTTCGACCTGAGCCGCACCCGCCCGAACCGGCCCGCCACGCCGCACGACATCGTGGTCCTGGACCTGGCCACGGGAGACTTCCGCACCCTGCTCAGCGGCCGGACCGGCCCCTTCAGTTGGAGCCCTGACTCGCGACGGATCGCCGTCGCCGCAGGCGGTGGCCTGGCGAACGAGCTCCCCGGGCCGCAGCGACGCACGGTCGTCGTCGACGTCGCGACCGGAGGGCTGACGGAGCTCGCCAGACCGGGGGCCAGGGGCCAGAGCGCGCCCGTGTTCTCCGCGGACGGCCGGGAGCTGTGGATGCTCGTGCAGGACAAGGTGCGCTGGAAGGACGCGCGGCCCGCGCTCGCCGTCGTGCCGGTCGACGGCACCGCCGCTCGGCTCGTGCCGCTGCAGGGGGCCAGGACGAACTCGCCGTACGGGGTCATGGTCGTCGGACGGCGCGGCGACGCGCTGCTCCTCAGCGGGCCGCTCGACCTCGCCCGTCCCCTGCGCGGCGGTCACGGCCTCTCCGCTCTCTCGCCCCGGACGGGGCGCGTCCGGCCCTTCCTGGGTGACCCGTCGTACCCCGCCGGCCCCCTCGCCCTCACCGTGCTGGAGAAGGGCCAGCTGCGCTGA
- a CDS encoding IS3 family transposase (programmed frameshift) — protein sequence MVFEMREQSGQRTGAIARVGEQLGVNPETLRNWVNQAEVDGGQKPGTSTEDRQRIAELEREVRELRRANAILKSASGFLRGGARPPTATLTTFIDQHREEFGVEPICSTLAEAGVAIAPSTYYAAKARPPSARAVRDEAVKAAVARVHAENFGVDGVRKVYRQLAREGGVDGVPVPRCQVARLMRQLGLAGAVRGKVKPTTIPAALDERPDDLVERSFWAPAPDRLWVADLTYVATWSGFVYVAFVMDVYSRRIVGWRCSTSLRADLALDALEQGLWQRARDAHDVTGLIHHSDRGVQYVAIRYTERLGEAGAIRSGGSKGDSYDNAAAESLNGLFKTELIRRRGPWRGLDDVELATLEWVDWYNHRRLHSACGDVPPVEYEHSYYRQNAGLTEDQPATASLH from the exons ATGGTGTTCGAGATGCGCGAGCAGTCCGGTCAGCGGACCGGGGCGATCGCGCGGGTCGGCGAGCAGCTCGGGGTCAACCCCGAGACGCTGCGCAACTGGGTGAACCAGGCCGAGGTCGACGGCGGGCAGAAGCCGGGGACATCGACCGAGGACCGGCAGCGGATCGCTGAGCTCGAGCGCGAGGTCCGTGAGCTGCGCCGGGCGAACGCCATCTTGAAGTCCGCGTCGG GCTTTCTTCGCGGCGGAGCTCGACCGCCCACAGCAACGCTGACCACGTTCATCGACCAGCACCGCGAGGAGTTCGGAGTCGAGCCGATCTGCTCCACGCTCGCCGAGGCCGGCGTGGCGATCGCTCCGAGCACCTACTACGCGGCGAAGGCCCGCCCGCCGTCGGCGCGTGCGGTCCGGGACGAGGCCGTCAAGGCCGCTGTCGCACGCGTGCACGCGGAGAACTTCGGCGTGGACGGGGTGCGCAAGGTCTACCGCCAGCTGGCGCGGGAGGGCGGCGTGGACGGGGTGCCGGTACCGCGCTGCCAGGTGGCCCGGCTGATGCGCCAGCTCGGCCTGGCCGGAGCGGTCCGTGGAAAGGTCAAGCCCACCACGATCCCGGCCGCGCTGGATGAGCGTCCGGATGACCTGGTCGAGCGCAGCTTCTGGGCGCCGGCCCCGGACCGGCTTTGGGTAGCGGACCTGACCTACGTCGCGACGTGGTCCGGGTTCGTCTACGTCGCGTTCGTCATGGACGTCTACTCCCGGCGCATCGTCGGCTGGCGCTGCTCCACCTCACTGCGCGCGGACCTCGCGCTCGACGCGCTCGAGCAAGGGCTGTGGCAGCGGGCGCGCGACGCCCACGACGTCACCGGCTTGATCCATCACAGCGACCGCGGAGTGCAGTACGTCGCCATCCGCTACACCGAGCGCCTCGGCGAAGCTGGCGCAATCAGGTCGGGCGGGAGCAAGGGCGACTCCTACGACAACGCGGCCGCGGAGTCGCTGAACGGGCTGTTCAAGACCGAGCTGATCCGCCGCCGCGGCCCCTGGCGGGGCCTCGACGACGTCGAGCTCGCGACTCTCGAGTGGGTCGACTGGTACAACCACCGCCGCCTGCACAGCGCGTGCGGCGACGTCCCACCCGTGGAATACGAGCACAGCTACTACCGTCAGAACGCCGGCCTCACCGAGGACCAACCGGCAACCGCCAGCCTCCACTGA
- a CDS encoding sulfatase-like hydrolase/transferase, with the protein MASTQRPNILVVLLDDLGIGDLGAYGGELVRTRMCNRLAETGVLCTSMYTPASTDSPARAGILTGRYGARFSVPESVRPGVQGGLPADVPTVAALLQEAGYATGFFGQWRLGSGAGQHPLDRGFDTFAGSLYGTDVTPLAWYEGRSATAPDMDLALASRWVTEAAEDFLAGLGARTPFLAVLSHLGPAFPSAPDPDYAGRSRAGRYGDVVETIDRHLERLIGEVRRLGRDDDTLVVVTSDNGPRYEGSTQSRRGRKPEVMDGGVRVPFIASWLGRTLGFVDETPRSLLDIMPTLCTLAGVQPPENVDGQDMSALLTRGVAPARGPVFLFYNQYLNAMRSGKWKLHYRYGPDSRTYMPQLFDVTVDPREAFNVAEKYPALVDELLPALLAERQEVAAEAAQRAAGGAA; encoded by the coding sequence ATGGCAAGCACGCAGCGACCGAACATCCTGGTGGTGCTGCTCGACGACCTGGGGATCGGGGACCTCGGCGCGTACGGCGGCGAGCTCGTCCGTACCCGGATGTGCAACCGGCTCGCGGAGACGGGCGTGCTGTGCACGTCGATGTACACCCCGGCGTCGACGGACTCCCCCGCCCGGGCGGGCATCCTGACCGGGCGGTACGGCGCCCGGTTCTCGGTCCCGGAGTCGGTGCGCCCGGGCGTCCAGGGAGGCCTTCCGGCCGACGTGCCGACCGTCGCCGCCCTGCTGCAGGAGGCCGGCTACGCCACGGGGTTCTTCGGCCAGTGGCGGCTGGGCTCCGGGGCGGGGCAGCACCCGCTGGACCGGGGCTTCGACACCTTCGCGGGGTCGCTCTACGGCACCGACGTCACCCCGCTCGCGTGGTACGAGGGCCGGTCCGCGACCGCGCCGGACATGGACCTCGCGCTCGCGTCACGCTGGGTCACCGAGGCGGCGGAGGACTTCCTCGCCGGCCTGGGTGCGCGTACGCCCTTCCTGGCGGTGCTGTCGCACCTGGGCCCGGCCTTCCCCTCCGCCCCCGACCCGGACTACGCCGGCCGCTCGCGGGCCGGCCGCTACGGCGACGTGGTCGAGACGATCGACCGGCACCTGGAGCGGCTGATCGGCGAGGTGCGACGGCTGGGCCGGGACGACGACACTCTCGTCGTCGTGACGAGCGACAACGGCCCGCGCTACGAGGGCAGCACCCAGAGCCGTCGGGGCCGCAAGCCCGAGGTGATGGACGGCGGCGTGCGCGTCCCGTTCATCGCCTCCTGGCTCGGGCGCACGCTCGGGTTCGTCGACGAGACCCCGCGGTCGCTGCTCGACATCATGCCGACCCTGTGCACGCTCGCGGGAGTGCAACCGCCGGAGAACGTCGACGGGCAGGACATGTCGGCGCTGCTGACCCGAGGCGTCGCTCCCGCCCGGGGGCCGGTCTTCCTGTTCTACAACCAGTACCTCAACGCCATGCGCAGCGGGAAGTGGAAGCTGCACTACCGCTACGGGCCCGACTCCCGGACCTACATGCCGCAGCTGTTCGACGTCACCGTCGACCCCCGCGAGGCGTTCAACGTGGCCGAGAAGTACCCCGCCCTCGTCGACGAGCTGCTGCCGGCCCTGCTGGCCGAACGACAAGAAGTCGCCGCCGAGGCGGCCCAACGCGCTGCCGGAGGTGCGGCATGA
- a CDS encoding TetR/AcrR family transcriptional regulator yields MSEQPRRRPDTSARIVEAAARLLREHGPTAVTTRAVADAAGVQAPAIYRAFGDKDGLLEAVAEHVLAGQVAAKAATVEAARAEDADPVEELRAGWRSQIEFGLANPALFRMLSDPDRALRSPAARAGRDVLAARVRRIAEAGRLQVPEQRAVDLVQAAGVGTVTTLLATAPERRDPTLAEAMLDAVLREVLVGRPAPTRPGPASAAVALRAQAHALDVLSAAERALLAEWLERVAHAR; encoded by the coding sequence GTGAGTGAGCAGCCCCGCCGCCGGCCCGACACCTCGGCGCGCATCGTCGAGGCGGCCGCCCGGCTGCTGCGCGAGCACGGCCCCACCGCGGTGACGACCCGCGCGGTCGCGGACGCGGCGGGCGTGCAGGCGCCGGCGATCTACCGCGCGTTCGGGGACAAGGACGGGCTGCTCGAGGCGGTCGCGGAGCACGTGCTGGCCGGGCAGGTGGCCGCCAAGGCGGCGACGGTGGAGGCGGCGCGGGCGGAGGACGCCGACCCGGTCGAGGAGCTGCGCGCCGGCTGGCGGTCGCAGATCGAGTTCGGCCTGGCCAACCCGGCCCTGTTCCGGATGCTCAGCGACCCGGACCGCGCCCTGCGGTCGCCCGCCGCCCGCGCCGGGCGCGACGTCCTGGCGGCGCGCGTACGCCGCATCGCCGAGGCCGGGCGCCTGCAGGTCCCCGAGCAGCGGGCGGTCGACCTCGTCCAGGCCGCCGGCGTGGGCACCGTCACCACCCTGCTGGCCACCGCGCCCGAGCGCCGGGACCCCACCCTCGCCGAGGCCATGCTCGACGCGGTGCTCCGCGAGGTCCTCGTCGGCCGGCCGGCCCCCACCCGGCCGGGGCCCGCCTCCGCGGCGGTGGCACTGCGCGCCCAAGCGCACGCGCTCGACGTGCTCAGCGCGGCCGAGCGTGCCCTGCTCGCCGAGTGGCTGGAGCGGGTGGCGCACGCCCGGTAG
- a CDS encoding sulfatase-like hydrolase/transferase has translation MTEHDLTRRAVLKGAAVTAGALTLGPALASGPASAAQPSAAAGSRPNFVLIMTDDQGYADLASYGAPYIDTPNLDGIAQRGIRCTDHYAGSPLCTPSRAALLTGAWPPRVNMPNVLNPAQAQGLSPAETTLPEYLRTAGYATAMFGKWHLGDPESNPVFHPMDHGFDRFFGTPYSNDYPTVPVYDDRTIVERIVYPGALGQDAGNGDEQNWLNKAVMQHAADWIRGQDADRPFLAYVAPTQPHEPVASEFQGSAGGPHGSSVEEIDMLVGEILQALDELGVRENTVVVFTSDNGPWWVGDTGGLKGRKGETYEGGQRVPFVMEWPAVMSGESLVYEGVTTHTDILPTFCAAAGVPLRDRALDGRNLLPLIEDGRKPPFFAELGALLDLHSASGQITVTAAAGLRDRLDRAETAVEQGRESTAVSYLEQLAARARNQVKGDADDVAARDAILSAVSAAVVTVSTYVDVAYYSSNTLHAIRYGDWKLHVRRVANPTRFTGLYNWNATDNMPELYNLRTDPEECYDLSEHEPEVLAAMTARLQAFDAALKADRALYYPALG, from the coding sequence ATGACCGAGCACGACCTGACCCGCCGTGCCGTTCTCAAGGGCGCGGCCGTCACCGCCGGCGCGCTGACCCTCGGCCCGGCCCTGGCCTCCGGCCCCGCGTCGGCCGCCCAGCCGTCCGCGGCGGCCGGCAGCCGCCCCAACTTCGTCCTGATCATGACCGACGACCAGGGCTACGCCGACCTCGCCAGCTACGGCGCGCCGTACATCGACACCCCGAACCTCGACGGGATCGCGCAGCGCGGCATCCGCTGCACCGACCACTACGCCGGCAGCCCGCTCTGCACGCCGTCGCGGGCGGCGCTGCTGACGGGGGCCTGGCCGCCCCGGGTGAACATGCCCAACGTGCTGAACCCCGCCCAGGCGCAGGGCCTCTCCCCGGCCGAGACCACGCTCCCGGAGTACCTGCGCACGGCGGGCTACGCGACGGCGATGTTCGGCAAGTGGCACCTCGGCGACCCCGAGTCCAACCCGGTGTTCCACCCGATGGACCACGGGTTCGACCGCTTCTTCGGCACGCCCTACTCCAACGACTACCCGACGGTCCCCGTGTACGACGACCGGACGATCGTGGAGCGCATCGTCTATCCCGGAGCGCTCGGCCAGGACGCCGGCAACGGTGACGAGCAGAACTGGCTCAACAAGGCCGTCATGCAGCACGCGGCCGACTGGATCCGCGGCCAGGACGCCGACCGGCCCTTCCTCGCCTACGTCGCGCCGACGCAGCCGCACGAGCCCGTCGCCTCGGAGTTCCAGGGCAGCGCCGGAGGCCCGCACGGCAGCTCGGTCGAGGAGATCGACATGCTCGTGGGCGAGATCCTGCAGGCGCTCGACGAGCTCGGCGTCCGGGAGAACACCGTCGTCGTCTTCACCAGTGACAACGGCCCCTGGTGGGTGGGTGACACCGGCGGCCTGAAGGGCCGCAAGGGCGAGACCTACGAGGGCGGGCAGCGCGTCCCCTTCGTCATGGAGTGGCCGGCCGTGATGTCGGGTGAAAGCCTGGTCTACGAAGGCGTCACGACCCACACCGACATCCTGCCGACGTTCTGCGCCGCGGCCGGAGTCCCGCTCCGTGACCGGGCCCTCGACGGCAGAAACCTGCTTCCGCTGATCGAGGACGGCCGGAAGCCGCCCTTCTTCGCCGAGCTCGGCGCGCTTCTCGACCTGCACTCCGCCTCGGGGCAGATCACCGTCACGGCGGCCGCCGGCCTGCGCGACCGGCTGGACCGGGCGGAGACGGCGGTCGAGCAGGGCCGGGAGAGCACCGCCGTCAGCTACCTCGAGCAGCTGGCCGCCCGGGCGAGGAACCAGGTCAAGGGCGACGCCGACGACGTCGCCGCGCGGGACGCGATCCTCTCGGCCGTGTCGGCGGCCGTCGTCACGGTGAGCACGTACGTCGACGTGGCCTACTACTCCTCCAACACGCTGCACGCGATCCGGTACGGCGACTGGAAGCTCCACGTCCGCCGGGTGGCCAACCCGACCCGGTTCACCGGGCTCTACAACTGGAACGCCACGGACAACATGCCGGAGCTCTACAACCTGCGCACCGACCCGGAGGAGTGCTACGACCTGTCCGAGCACGAGCCGGAGGTCCTCGCCGCCATGACTGCGCGGCTGCAGGCGTTCGACGCCGCGCTCAAGGCCGACCGGGCGTTGTACTACCCGGCGCTGGGCTGA
- a CDS encoding NmrA family NAD(P)-binding protein has translation MIVITGATGALNGATVHALLRRVPAHEIAVAVRDVARAARLAELGIEVRRADYADPASLPAAFAGAEQLLLVSASDPAADAVALHRNAVDAAVRAGVGRVLYTSHQGAAPSSPFAPARDHARTEQLLADSGLAWTALRNGFYAHSLAFLAGPWRETGRIPVPADGPVSWTARQDVAEAAAAVLASRAAYDGAVTLTAGAAPTFAEVAEVASELAGRPVEAVVVDAEAWVAAQVAGGQPEFRARFTLGIYEAARAGFFAGTDPLLGELLGREPRTVRHALMPAG, from the coding sequence ATGATCGTCATCACCGGCGCGACCGGCGCCCTCAACGGCGCCACCGTCCACGCCCTGCTCCGCCGCGTCCCCGCGCACGAGATCGCCGTCGCGGTGCGCGACGTCGCACGGGCCGCGAGGCTCGCCGAGCTCGGCATCGAGGTCCGCCGCGCCGACTACGCCGACCCGGCCTCGCTGCCCGCGGCCTTCGCCGGTGCCGAGCAACTGCTGCTCGTCTCCGCCAGCGACCCCGCCGCCGACGCCGTCGCGCTGCACCGGAACGCCGTGGACGCCGCCGTCCGGGCGGGGGTCGGGCGCGTCCTCTACACGAGCCACCAGGGCGCCGCGCCGAGCTCGCCCTTCGCCCCGGCCCGCGACCACGCGCGCACGGAGCAGCTGCTCGCCGACTCCGGCCTGGCATGGACCGCGCTGCGCAACGGCTTCTACGCCCACAGCCTGGCCTTCCTCGCCGGGCCGTGGCGGGAGACCGGCCGCATCCCCGTCCCCGCCGACGGGCCGGTGTCCTGGACCGCGCGCCAGGACGTCGCAGAGGCCGCGGCGGCCGTCCTCGCCTCGCGGGCGGCGTACGACGGGGCGGTCACCCTGACCGCCGGCGCCGCCCCGACGTTCGCCGAGGTCGCCGAGGTCGCGTCCGAGCTGGCCGGGCGCCCGGTCGAGGCCGTCGTCGTGGACGCCGAGGCATGGGTCGCCGCGCAGGTGGCCGGGGGGCAGCCGGAGTTCCGCGCGCGCTTCACGCTCGGGATCTACGAAGCCGCTCGCGCCGGGTTCTTCGCGGGCACCGACCCCCTGCTGGGCGAGCTGCTGGGGCGGGAGCCCCGGACGGTACGGCACGCGCTGATGCCGGCGGGCTAG
- a CDS encoding metallophosphoesterase — MPTPHLPTASRPPGRARRIALGTALATGLLALPAPLALAADAPADVCAALDDAVHLRLDARGDSLLTTSRAEADAAQATRGYTDDDGVVFLAAATAADGAAPVRTLVHGQTGRTAYALDATRIAQLQQQGYALTEAPAFYASATEHGCLDAVHELVRESDGQQRFAVTKGQRKELEADGFRYVGVAFWSGTDRRFSIAVIPDTQHEVHVNKVNNVFTHRAQWLADNEDALDLRYITHTGDVVDWDTPDHEQYEKAKPGVDILDRTGIPFSFAIGNHDTMATDVGGSARPGQDTRANQRITDTFNAYFGVDHVENLRGAFQPGKVDNMYTTFAAGGVDWLVLHLELWPRTEMIRWADRVLAAHPEHNVIVNTHSFLTGDGSVYQTNGGYGANSPQFLWDQALKRHANVRFILSGHTGQWAYRAMTGDKGNKVAAINTTLHDRTENPTRIVQFDTTADAMTSYVYRPWSGTYVTTAALDLEALDLVVPAEQRVARLTSRLGSLVEAGRLAPHVAASLQERLDRAARMLDAGSEQRALAAVEQFAARAHNQVKGDADDVAVRGELVAAAGSLGELLSAMDVAETVDLG, encoded by the coding sequence ATGCCAACCCCGCACCTGCCCACCGCTTCCCGCCCGCCCGGCCGGGCCCGCCGGATCGCCCTCGGCACGGCCCTGGCCACCGGGCTCCTCGCCCTTCCGGCCCCGCTCGCGCTCGCCGCCGACGCCCCCGCCGACGTGTGCGCCGCCCTGGACGACGCCGTGCACCTGCGGCTCGACGCCCGCGGCGACAGCCTGCTGACCACCTCGCGCGCCGAGGCCGACGCCGCCCAGGCGACGCGCGGCTACACCGACGACGACGGCGTGGTGTTCCTCGCCGCCGCCACCGCCGCCGACGGGGCCGCGCCGGTCCGCACGCTGGTGCACGGGCAGACGGGGCGCACGGCGTACGCGCTGGACGCCACGCGCATCGCCCAGCTGCAGCAGCAGGGCTACGCGCTCACCGAGGCGCCGGCGTTCTACGCCTCGGCGACCGAGCACGGCTGCCTCGACGCGGTGCACGAGCTGGTGCGCGAGTCCGACGGCCAGCAGCGCTTCGCGGTGACCAAGGGCCAGCGCAAGGAGCTCGAGGCGGACGGCTTCCGCTACGTCGGGGTCGCCTTCTGGTCCGGGACCGACCGGCGGTTCTCGATCGCCGTCATCCCCGACACCCAGCACGAGGTCCACGTCAACAAGGTCAACAACGTCTTCACCCACCGGGCGCAGTGGCTCGCGGACAACGAGGACGCCCTCGACCTGCGCTACATCACGCACACCGGCGACGTCGTCGACTGGGACACCCCGGACCACGAGCAGTACGAGAAGGCGAAGCCCGGGGTCGACATCCTCGACCGGACCGGGATCCCGTTCTCGTTCGCGATCGGCAACCACGACACGATGGCCACGGACGTCGGCGGCAGCGCGCGTCCCGGTCAGGACACCCGCGCCAACCAGCGGATCACCGACACGTTCAACGCGTACTTCGGCGTCGACCACGTGGAGAACCTGCGCGGCGCCTTCCAGCCGGGCAAGGTCGACAACATGTACACCACCTTCGCCGCGGGCGGCGTCGACTGGCTGGTGCTGCACCTGGAGCTGTGGCCGCGCACGGAGATGATCCGCTGGGCCGACCGCGTCCTCGCCGCGCACCCCGAGCACAACGTCATCGTGAACACGCACTCGTTCCTCACCGGCGACGGCAGCGTCTACCAGACGAACGGCGGCTACGGTGCGAACAGCCCGCAGTTCCTGTGGGACCAGGCGTTGAAGAGGCACGCGAACGTGCGGTTCATCCTGTCCGGCCACACCGGGCAGTGGGCCTACCGGGCGATGACCGGCGACAAGGGCAACAAGGTCGCCGCCATCAACACCACCCTGCACGACCGCACGGAGAACCCGACGCGGATCGTGCAGTTCGACACCACGGCCGACGCGATGACGAGCTACGTCTACCGGCCGTGGAGCGGCACCTACGTCACCACCGCGGCGCTCGACCTCGAGGCCCTCGACCTCGTCGTGCCCGCCGAGCAGCGGGTCGCGCGGCTCACCTCCCGGCTCGGCTCGCTCGTCGAGGCGGGCCGGCTCGCGCCGCACGTGGCCGCGTCCCTGCAGGAGCGGCTCGACCGGGCCGCGCGGATGCTGGACGCAGGCAGCGAGCAGCGCGCGCTGGCGGCGGTGGAGCAGTTCGCCGCTCGGGCGCACAACCAGGTCAAGGGCGACGCGGACGACGTCGCCGTACGCGGTGAGCTGGTCGCCGCGGCCGGCTCGCTCGGCGAGCTGCTGAGCGCGATGGACGTCGCGGAGACGGTCGACCTCGGCTGA
- a CDS encoding SRPBCC family protein, producing MPRTDSASRHVAAPAEQVFAALVDPAALAAWLPPEGMSGRFEHADIRPGGWYRLVLSYDDPTSGTGKTTAGTDVVDSRIVDLVPGQRLVQEVDFVADDPAFAGTMAMTWSVAPADGGTLVSVRADGVPDGISAADHAVGLASSLANLAAYVGG from the coding sequence GTGCCTCGCACCGACAGCGCCTCCCGCCACGTCGCCGCGCCCGCGGAGCAGGTGTTCGCGGCGCTCGTCGACCCCGCAGCGCTCGCTGCCTGGCTGCCTCCGGAGGGGATGAGCGGCCGGTTCGAGCACGCCGACATACGTCCGGGCGGGTGGTACCGGCTCGTGCTCTCGTACGACGACCCCACGAGCGGCACCGGGAAGACCACCGCGGGCACCGACGTCGTCGACTCGCGCATCGTCGACCTCGTGCCGGGGCAGCGCCTGGTGCAGGAGGTCGACTTCGTCGCCGACGACCCGGCCTTCGCCGGGACCATGGCCATGACCTGGTCGGTCGCGCCGGCGGACGGCGGCACGCTCGTCTCGGTCCGCGCCGACGGCGTGCCGGACGGGATCTCCGCCGCCGACCACGCCGTGGGGCTGGCCTCGTCGCTGGCGAACCTCGCGGCGTACGTCGGAGGCTGA
- a CDS encoding FAD-dependent oxidoreductase: protein MISSAELARIPLFAELAPDLLALVARSAEDVVLRPGEFVAHEGDERALFVVVEGEVNLIKEINGVERVIGPRGPGELYGEVPVMLNMNLPASCVAVEPSRVLRIDVQTFFTLAAAAPTVAAAVGALAQGRISGLRELAAEPAVPEMTLVAPQASPQVHRVQTFLDRNRVRFETVNTADPAHADEQRVLAGSFVVRLADGSELVDPTLRDVAAAGGLAVAPAHEDYDVVVVGAGPTGLTAAVNGAAEGLRTLVVERFAPGGQAGTSTRIENYTGFPFGVSGDELATKALRQARRLGAEIVVTRDVESLDPDAGCLMLDGDIRIRARVVLLASGVEWRQLAVDGIDRFVGNGVYYGAARSDTGLAHGRDVLIIGAGNSAGQAALFFSRHSRSVTMLVRGESLASSMSHYLMEQIRVNSRISVETRSEVAAVHGTELLESVDVVDRRLGGMQRRDASVMFVMIGADARTGWLPDAVARDVNGYVLTGLAARESALWRQARDPFALETTAPGVFAAGDVRAGSVKRVASGVGEGGMAIAFVHQYLARLG from the coding sequence GTGATCAGTTCGGCCGAGCTTGCTCGCATCCCCCTGTTTGCCGAGCTTGCACCTGACCTGCTGGCGCTTGTCGCGCGTTCGGCAGAGGACGTGGTGCTGCGTCCTGGTGAGTTCGTCGCCCACGAGGGTGACGAGCGGGCGCTGTTCGTGGTGGTGGAGGGTGAGGTCAACCTCATCAAGGAGATCAACGGCGTCGAGCGGGTCATCGGGCCACGCGGACCCGGTGAGCTCTACGGCGAGGTGCCGGTGATGCTCAACATGAACCTTCCGGCGAGCTGCGTCGCGGTCGAGCCGTCGCGGGTGCTGCGCATCGACGTCCAGACCTTCTTCACCCTCGCCGCCGCGGCTCCCACCGTGGCAGCGGCGGTGGGAGCCTTGGCGCAGGGCCGGATCTCGGGGCTGCGCGAACTCGCGGCCGAGCCGGCCGTTCCAGAGATGACCCTGGTCGCTCCACAGGCCAGCCCTCAGGTGCACCGGGTGCAGACGTTCCTCGACCGCAACCGGGTGCGCTTCGAGACGGTCAACACCGCTGACCCGGCGCATGCCGACGAGCAGCGGGTGCTCGCGGGCTCGTTCGTCGTGCGCCTCGCCGACGGGTCCGAGCTGGTCGATCCCACGCTCCGCGATGTGGCGGCGGCTGGCGGCCTTGCGGTCGCGCCAGCGCACGAGGACTACGACGTCGTCGTCGTCGGGGCCGGTCCGACCGGGTTGACGGCTGCGGTGAACGGCGCGGCCGAGGGGCTACGCACCCTTGTCGTCGAACGCTTCGCTCCGGGGGGCCAGGCGGGCACGTCGACGCGGATCGAGAACTACACCGGGTTCCCCTTCGGGGTGTCGGGCGACGAACTCGCGACCAAGGCGCTGCGCCAGGCCCGAAGGCTCGGTGCCGAAATCGTGGTCACCCGCGACGTCGAGTCGTTGGACCCGGACGCCGGCTGCCTCATGCTCGACGGCGACATCAGGATCCGGGCGCGGGTCGTCCTGCTCGCCTCAGGCGTCGAGTGGCGCCAGTTGGCCGTCGACGGCATCGACCGCTTCGTCGGCAACGGGGTCTACTACGGCGCTGCGCGCAGCGACACCGGCCTGGCTCACGGACGCGACGTTCTCATCATCGGCGCCGGTAACTCTGCCGGCCAGGCGGCGCTCTTCTTCTCCAGGCACTCGCGGTCGGTGACGATGTTGGTTAGGGGCGAGTCACTCGCCTCGAGCATGTCGCACTACCTCATGGAGCAGATCCGCGTGAACTCGCGTATCAGCGTTGAGACGCGGTCTGAGGTCGCCGCGGTGCACGGTACCGAGCTTCTGGAGTCGGTAGACGTCGTCGATCGACGACTCGGTGGCATGCAACGCCGCGACGCCTCGGTCATGTTCGTCATGATCGGGGCCGACGCCCGCACTGGTTGGCTCCCCGACGCGGTGGCCCGCGACGTCAACGGCTACGTGCTCACCGGGCTTGCGGCGCGTGAGTCAGCCCTCTGGCGGCAGGCGCGCGACCCGTTCGCTCTCGAGACGACGGCGCCGGGCGTCTTCGCCGCGGGGGACGTGCGCGCCGGCTCGGTGAAGCGCGTGGCTTCGGGTGTCGGAGAAGGAGGCATGGCCATCGCCTTCGTGCACCAGTACCTCGCCCGGTTAGGCTGA